GAGGGGGGACGCGGCGGCGCGGAGTGATGACGCGCTCTGCTGGCGGCTGGAGGGTTGCGGAGGTCAGCAATTGGGTGCTGGGCTCCGGTTCTCGAAGTGCCTTTGCGAACCTGCTATTTGACCAGTTTAAACTGACGGTCTGTTTAGCCTTAGCTACAGATACCCACTGACTGTGTACCCGCCGCCTTTCAACCCCCGGGCCGGCCACTGAGCCAGCCAGATAACCATTACTATTATTTAGTTTCTATTTTGAAACAGTTTCAGGTAACTCCTGTATGCACTTTGATGGGATTCACAAGTTGTAACCTCTTTTACCCCATTTACCTTATTAtttcctctgtttttctctctgccttttttcttCCCTGGACCATGTGAGTTAGTTGCAGATATGAAATCCTGTTTCCTCTATATTTAGAGGCACATCcgtgtttattttctaaaaacaaggACGAGCTCCTGCATTCAAAATCGGGTGACATTGGTCAAGACTTTTTCTGACCCATAGTCCatattgaaatgtttttaaagtttttattagtgtCCTAATAATGCCCTTTATGGAAattatccttttgtttttctttctttttttttgaggcagagtttccctctgtcgcccaggctgaagtgcagtggtgcgatctcggctcactgcagcctcccctcccgggttcaagcgattctgtggcttcagcctctcaagtagctggggttacaaccatgcgccaccatgcccggctaatttatttttagtagagatggggtttcaccatgttggcaggctggtctggaactcctgacctcaagtgatccgcccacctagacctcccaaggtgctgggattacaggcgtgagtcaccacacctggcccaaattaCCCTTTTCTTGGTCCAGGACCCGATCCAGGAGTACACGTTGCATTCAGCTGTCTGGTCTCTTCAGTCTCCTTCGGTCTGGAGCAGCTCCTCAGGTTTTCCATGACCTCATGACCTTGACGCTTTTGAAGATTCCTGTTGTTTTGTAGAACTAGGTTTAGGGTggtctgagatttttttttttttggttggttggtttttctttttttctttctttttttttttttagtttatgccTATTGTGCTTATGTATGTCTCAGATTTTTTATCACTGGACTCTGTTATGTGATGTTGTTCAGATGCTGTTATTCAAAGTGTTCAGCCTCACTGGCCTCTGGATACACTCCCAGACACTGCCAGGTCAGCCCCTTCCTGTGGTTGCCTCTCCTGCTGGGGTTCACTTTCACTTTACCAATGTGTCTGCCTTCCCTGTAGCACCCACCCTGGAGCCATGGTCCACGCCTTCCTCATTCACACCTTGAGGGCCCCGAATACTGAGGACACGGGCCTTTGCCGAGTGCTGTACTCCTGCGTCTTCGGTGCTGAGAAGTCACCTGATGACCCACGGCCGCATGGTGCCGAGAGGGACAGGCTTCTCCGGAAGGAACAGATTTTAGCTGTGGCCAGGTAACCACACAGCCCAGCCCCAGGCCTTCATTGAACACGTACCTGATTGTAATAGGTATTTTCGGGGAGTGGGGACGCAGAGAAATAGAAGGACTAAGAAGCAGAGAGGAAGTTTTAGAGTAGCATTTCCCAGAGAGTCTTCCACAGCTTTTCATAAGTGTTACGTGAAAAgggttaaataaataataattctgtTATCATTATTAGTATAATTAGCATTTGTTCAGCCTGTAAGTGCTAAGCATTTATATTCTGAACATcttatatatattaactcatttaatcctcataatagtcTTTTGAGGTAGGTATAGTTATTATCTCCACCttatagatgagtaaactgaggtacAGAGTGTTTGAGGAATTTAACCTGTCCAAGGTTACGTAGCTAGAAAGTAGCAGAACTAAGATTTGAGAGTAGGCAGGCAGACAGTACAGATTAAACATGCTTTTCAGTGCAGTACTCAACAGGGCCTTTAGTGTGCCTGTAGACTTTATGAATCTCTAAAGAAGAGAGAGGATGTGGTACATGAGGACTCCAGAAAGCCAGGGATCCAGATCACAGTTTGGAATATACTGTTCCAGACTAGGGTGGCTAGCCTTGGCTCTTCCACTCTCAGACCCAGCCAGAACTGGTAGGTGCTGGAGCCTCCTGGACCTCCGCATTCTGGGTGGGGCAGCACCACTCTGGGGCAGCCTTCTGCCAACTCCTGCCTTTCCCTTGTTCTTCTtattctccttcccctccctgtagctcagaaaaccaaatacatgcCTTTAAAACCAGCCTGTGCGTGGCTCAGACTGGAAGGTGATTCAGGAAAGATCAAAGGGAGCTTCTAAGAAGCCTTGTTGGTCCAATGGAAGGTCTTTCTTTCATACTTGGAGAGGGTTGCAGGATAGGGTGGAGATTGGACGGCCCATGTTGGGTGATGGCGTTTATTTTCTGCCTcatccctttcctttttttgagatggagtcttgctctgtcacccaggctggagtgcagtggcgcaatcttggctcactgcaacctccactttctgggttcatgccattctcctgcctcagcctcctgagtagctgggactacaggcgcccgccaccacgcctggctaattttttaaaatatttttagtagagacggggtttcactatgttagccaggatggtctcgatctcctgacctcgtgatccgcccgccttggcctcccaaagtgctgggattacaggcttgagccaccgcgcccggccaagccgCTTCCCTTTCCTTTATGTGGAGAAGGCCTCTGTGAAGCAGGTGAGGGCAGGATCTTCTTCCTCTGGTGCCCTTTTTCAGCCCAAGGAGCTGGGTTGAAAACCTGCCCTCTTGGCCACATGGAATAAAGTGGTTCAGGACCTGGAggctcacacttcctgattcTGTGGCCCTGGGCAGATCACTTAgtctctctaggcctcagttttctcacctgagaTATGGGGATGATGGTAGCTCCCAGCACCAGGGTTGATCATGAGGATGACAGAGTTGGTGTGTGAGCCCACCAGCCTGACCTGCCCACTCTCCCCAGGCAGGTAGAGTCAATGTGTCGGCTGCAGCAGCAGGCATCTGGCCGGCCCCCCATGGACCTGCAGCCGCAATCCTCAGATGAGCAAGTGCCGCTGCACGAGGCCCCACGCGGGGCTTTCCGCCTGGCAGCAGAGAACCCTTTCCAGGAGCCACGGACGGTGGTGTGGCTGGGCGTGCTCTCGTTAGGCTTTGCCCTGGTGCTGGATGCCCATGAGAACCTGCTACTGGCTGAGGGCACGCTCCGGCTGCTGACACGCCTCCTCCTTGACCACCTCCGGCTGCTGGCGCCCAGCACCAGCCTCCTGCTGCGTGCTGACCGCATTGAGGGCATCCTCACCCGCTTCCTGCCACATGGTCAGCTGCTTTTCCTCAACGACCAGTTTGTCCAAGTCCTGGAGAAGGAATTCAGTGCCGCTTGGCCCCGCTGATTCCTCGTTGGGATGGTGCTTCTGAGGGCAGGCAGAGGGTAGACGCACAGCCAGATGAAGCTTGGCATCTACCTCCTACCCAGCAGCTCTGATGTGCTGCTGTACCAGGACAAGTGGGTGACACAAGCCTGCAGAAAGGGGGCTGGGCAGAGGGTGGAGGAGGTCCTGCCTATCCTCAGGTTAGTGGAACCACAGAACTTCCTGAGCCTAGGGCTGCTGTGTTACTTAGACCACTGCAGTGCGGCAGCCACGCTTGTCCTTGAACCCAccttcctccatccctgccaGCCGCTAGTGCTAGGGTGAGGAGCTGCCTGGAGCTCAGCCCACTCTTCTTCCAAACCCACagtcaaggccaggcgtggtggctcacgcgtgtaatcccagcactttgggaggctgaggtggttggaccacctcaggtcgggagttcaagaccagcctggccaacatagtgaaaccccatctctactaaaaatacaaaaattagctgggtgtatggcgcccgcctgtaatcctagctgctcagggggctgagtcatgggaatcacttgaacctgggaggcagagtttgcagtgagctgagagtgcgccacttcactccagcctgggcaacagagtgagactccatctcaaaaaaaaaaaaatcccacagtcATCGAAACACAAAAGGGGTCTCAGACTCCCCTGAGGGTGGAGGAGCTGTGCCTGCATGCTGGCAGGCCACAGCCCCTGGCTttgtgcccacttaggcagtatTATCAACAAGGTCCTGCTCAGTGTCCAGCCCCCGCTGAGTTCAGAAATGCATCTGCCAATCAGCAGCAGGATTCTGCAGCTCCTTTTGtgccaagcccatgcccaccaGGCAGGCTCGAGATAAAGTCATCACAGCCTTCCCTCATCTGCAGGGAGAGAAGTTGCTGTCAGATGAATGTGAGCAgtctagcctggatgacatattttttgttttgaattaaaAGCACTGGCTGTGTGATTTTACCCTCTTTCTGTGAGTTTGATGCGTGCATCCTGCTCCTATGAGTGAGTGCCTCTCTGGATGGCCCCAAAGCTGGGTGTCTGAGCTTTCGTGGTCAAGGATCCCCCTAGGAGGCTTCTTGGGATGCCTCCATCTCTCATCCCCACCTCACCTCTGTCTCCTTAGAGGCCTCCTTTGGATGGTGGCACACATTTCTCCACCAAAGTATATATCAGGTGGCAGGTGGCTGTGGCAGAGCCGTCTGAGAAGCAGTGCTTAGGCTGAGAATTGGTGCGAGTGGTTTATGTGGGGTGGGCGGTGATCCCGGGAAGCAGGAAGGGGACACAGTCCTCGTGAATGCTTGTCAAGCCTATTAGGACTGTGGTAGGGAGCTGAGTGCCTCTAGGGGGCTGCACACAGCAGTTGCCTCTGAATTACCTCACCTGAGAGGTGGCGGCTGTGGGTGTTTGCCTACTGCCTTTAGTCAGTGGTTACAGGTTGATCCCAGGGTGCATACATTCCCTGGCTCTTTCTGCCCCTGAGAAAAAGCCTTCAGGCAATGTGGAGCTGGGCCTGC
This window of the Gorilla gorilla gorilla isolate KB3781 chromosome 21, NHGRI_mGorGor1-v2.1_pri, whole genome shotgun sequence genome carries:
- the AP5S1 gene encoding AP-5 complex subunit sigma-1, with translation MVHAFLIHTLRAPNTEDTGLCRVLYSCVFGAEKSPDDPRPHGAERDRLLRKEQILAVARQVESMCRLQQQASGRPPMDLQPQSSDEQVPLHEAPRGAFRLAAENPFQEPRTVVWLGVLSLGFALVLDAHENLLLAEGTLRLLTRLLLDHLRLLAPSTSLLLRADRIEGILTRFLPHGQLLFLNDQFVQVLEKEFSAAWPR